In Choloepus didactylus isolate mChoDid1 chromosome X, mChoDid1.pri, whole genome shotgun sequence, a genomic segment contains:
- the LOC119522608 gene encoding high mobility group protein B1, with protein sequence MGKGDPKKPRGKMSSYAFFVQTCREEHKKKHPDASVNFSEFSKKCSERWKTMSAKEKGKFEDMAKADKARYEREMKTYIPPKGETKKKFKDPNAPKRPPSAFFLFCSEYRPKIKGEHPGLSIGDVAKKLGEMWNNTAADDKQPYEKKAAKLKEKYEKDIAAYRAKGKPDAAKKGVVKAEKSKKKKEEEEDEEDEEDEEEEEDEEDEDEEDDDDDE encoded by the coding sequence ATGGGCAAAGGGGACCCTAAGAAGCCGAGAGGCAAAATGTCATCATATGCCTTCTTCGTGCAAACCTGCCGGGAGGAGCACAAGAAGAAGCACCCGGACGCTTCCGTCAACTTTTCAGAGTTTTCTAAGAAGTGCTCAGAGAGGTGGAAGACTATGTCtgctaaagagaaaggaaaatttgaaGACATGGCCAAGGCGGACAAGGCCCgttatgaaagagaaatgaaaacctatattCCTCCTAAAGGGGAGACAAAAAAGAAGTTCAAGGATCCCAATGCACCCAAGAGGCCTCCTTCggcctttttcttgttttgttctgAGTATCGCCCAAAAATCAAAGGCGAGCATCCTGGCTTGTCCATTGGCGATGTTGCAAAGAAACTGGGAGAGATGTGGAATAACACCGCTGCGGATGACAAGCAGCCTTATGAAAAGAAGGCTGCCAAGCTGAAGGAGAAATACGAAAAGGATATTGCTGCATACCGAGCTAAAGGAAAGCCTGATGCTGCAAAAAAGGGAGTTGTCAAGGctgagaaaagcaagaaaaagaaggaggaggaggaagacgaagaagatgaggaagatgaggaggaagaggaagatgaagaagatgaagatgaagaagatgatgatgatgatgaataa